In Numidum massiliense, a single genomic region encodes these proteins:
- a CDS encoding alanine/glycine:cation symporter family protein: protein MEEVITRISDFFIGFGVGAISVLENVTDVGNTILWTYVLIGLLLVLGVYFTIRTKFVQFRYLGEMFRLLGDSPSKGKKGKKGVSSFQAFCISTASRVGTGNLSGVALAITAGGPGAVFWMWLIALIGAASSFVESTLAQIYKVKDGSSYRGGPAYYMEKALNARWMGILFAVLITLCFGFVFNAVQTNTMTNAFQHAFDTDMLTMGLIVAALFGLIIFGGVQRIAKVSSVIVPIMATGYVLVALYVMMKNFTLIPDVIATIVKHAFGFEQVAGGAVGAALMNGIKRGLFSNEGGMGSAPNAAATAEVSHPVKQGLIQALGVFADTLLICSATAFIILFSGQQFDVEATNGIVVTQEALSAQVGSWATSFVAIAILLFAFSSLIGNYYYGETNIEFITQDKTWVFLYRFIAIGMVVFGAVAKVELVWNMADLFMGLMAVTNLIAIALLGKIAFAALQDYTRQRKAGKDPVFHVDNIPGLKNVECWGTPGSGGDTSGAPSREADVEGSIVAAGSGTIADLTDMEVAAGTTRE from the coding sequence ATGGAAGAGGTTATTACAAGGATTAGCGATTTCTTTATAGGATTCGGAGTAGGCGCCATTTCCGTGCTGGAAAACGTCACCGACGTCGGAAATACGATCTTATGGACTTATGTGTTGATCGGTTTACTGCTCGTACTAGGTGTTTACTTTACCATTCGAACAAAATTTGTTCAGTTTAGATACTTAGGGGAAATGTTTCGGTTATTAGGTGATAGCCCTTCCAAAGGAAAAAAGGGGAAAAAGGGTGTTTCCTCTTTTCAAGCGTTCTGTATTAGTACTGCTTCACGGGTTGGCACAGGTAATCTAAGCGGTGTCGCCCTGGCAATTACTGCCGGCGGACCAGGGGCTGTTTTTTGGATGTGGCTTATCGCGCTGATCGGGGCGGCCTCCAGTTTTGTCGAAAGCACGCTGGCACAAATTTATAAAGTAAAAGACGGCAGCAGTTACCGCGGTGGTCCTGCCTATTACATGGAAAAAGCGTTAAATGCACGTTGGATGGGCATCCTTTTTGCCGTATTGATTACCTTGTGTTTCGGCTTCGTCTTTAACGCCGTGCAGACGAACACGATGACGAACGCCTTCCAACACGCGTTCGATACGGACATGCTCACGATGGGACTCATCGTCGCCGCGCTTTTCGGATTGATCATTTTCGGCGGGGTGCAGCGGATCGCTAAAGTGTCCAGCGTCATCGTACCGATTATGGCCACCGGCTATGTACTCGTCGCCCTTTACGTCATGATGAAAAACTTTACGCTCATTCCGGACGTCATTGCGACGATTGTCAAACACGCCTTCGGTTTTGAACAGGTCGCTGGGGGAGCGGTCGGCGCTGCCTTGATGAACGGCATTAAACGCGGGCTGTTTTCCAACGAAGGCGGGATGGGGAGTGCCCCGAACGCCGCGGCGACAGCGGAAGTTTCGCACCCGGTCAAGCAAGGCTTGATTCAGGCGCTTGGCGTATTTGCAGATACTTTGTTAATTTGTAGTGCGACGGCGTTTATTATTCTTTTTTCCGGGCAACAGTTTGATGTTGAGGCCACGAACGGCATCGTCGTGACACAAGAAGCGCTAAGTGCACAAGTCGGTTCTTGGGCGACGAGCTTTGTCGCGATCGCTATTCTGCTGTTTGCCTTTAGTTCACTAATTGGAAACTACTATTACGGGGAAACGAATATCGAGTTTATTACGCAGGACAAAACGTGGGTGTTTCTGTATCGCTTCATCGCGATCGGCATGGTCGTTTTCGGCGCCGTGGCGAAAGTGGAGCTCGTGTGGAACATGGCCGACTTGTTCATGGGGTTGATGGCGGTCACGAACTTAATCGCCATTGCGCTACTCGGAAAAATCGCCTTCGCCGCCCTACAAGATTACACGCGGCAACGCAAAGCAGGAAAAGACCCCGTCTTCCACGTCGACAACATCCCCGGGCTGAAAAACGTAGAGTGTTGGGGCACACCGGGAAGTGGCGGAGACACATCGGGGGCACCGTCGCGTGAGGCGGATGTGGAAGGTTCCATTGTTGCAGCAGGCAGTGGAACTATCGCAGATCTTACGGATATGGAAGTTGCGGCCGGGACAACGCGGGAGTAG
- a CDS encoding anaerobic ribonucleoside triphosphate reductase, producing the protein MPTAESRADSRLLGAFRDILFGGSHDLLQENANVDGRSPMGLMAKLAGEGSKFFTEEYLLSDNVRRAVEDNLIYIHDADFLATGTTTCCQIPLGKLLENGFNTGHGFMRTPQDIKSALALAAIILQANQNMQHGGQAFPMFDYDLAPYVERTFQKNLRRIQSYPTTYTAEQEVARAWEETDRDTYQACEAFIHNANSMHSRGGGQVPFISVNYGTDTSREGRMLIKNLLLATQAGLGKGETPIFPIQVFKLKEGVNFNPGDPNHDLYELALETTSRRLFPNFSFLDAPFNAAYNDGTPESEVAYMGCRTRVMGNLHGAETSIGRGNLSFTSVNLVKIALLSDDVPQFFARLDEVIAVVVEQLLARYKFQCAKRAANFSFLYSQGVWRGGETLAPEETLEEVLKQGTLSMGFIGLAEALVALTGEHHGESEAAWQLGQQIVRHMRQAMDEATARYQLNFTLLATPAEGLSGKFVAKDREAFGDVPRVTDRNYYTNSFHIPVYYRVKAIDKIEREAPFHALCNAGHITYIECDGNLRHNTAAVDALVRAMHRTGIGYGSINHPVDRCKQCGYDGTIDSACPVCHTSDEGQIERIRRITGYLVGDLTRWNNAKRSEERERVKHS; encoded by the coding sequence ATGCCAACAGCCGAGAGTAGGGCTGACAGCCGTTTACTCGGTGCGTTTCGCGACATTTTGTTCGGCGGGAGCCACGATTTATTGCAGGAAAATGCCAACGTCGACGGACGTTCGCCGATGGGATTGATGGCGAAGCTGGCCGGGGAAGGGAGTAAGTTTTTTACGGAGGAGTACTTACTCAGTGACAACGTGCGGCGGGCGGTCGAAGACAACTTAATTTACATACATGACGCCGATTTTTTAGCGACGGGGACGACGACGTGCTGTCAAATCCCGCTCGGAAAACTGCTAGAGAACGGTTTTAATACAGGGCACGGGTTTATGCGTACGCCGCAAGATATAAAAAGCGCGCTGGCACTTGCGGCGATTATTTTACAAGCGAACCAAAACATGCAACACGGGGGACAGGCGTTCCCGATGTTTGATTACGATTTGGCGCCGTACGTCGAGCGGACGTTTCAAAAAAATTTGCGGCGCATCCAAAGCTACCCGACGACGTACACCGCAGAACAGGAAGTGGCCCGCGCGTGGGAGGAGACGGATCGCGACACATACCAGGCGTGTGAGGCGTTCATCCACAACGCGAACAGTATGCATTCCCGCGGTGGGGGACAAGTGCCGTTTATTTCCGTCAATTACGGGACGGATACGTCGCGGGAAGGGCGTATGCTCATAAAAAATTTGCTCTTGGCGACGCAAGCGGGGCTCGGAAAAGGGGAGACGCCGATCTTCCCGATTCAAGTGTTTAAACTGAAGGAAGGAGTCAATTTCAACCCGGGCGATCCGAATCACGATTTGTACGAGCTGGCGCTAGAGACGACGAGTCGTCGCCTCTTTCCGAACTTCAGTTTTTTAGATGCGCCGTTTAATGCGGCCTATAACGACGGGACACCGGAAAGTGAAGTAGCGTACATGGGTTGTCGCACGCGCGTGATGGGTAACTTGCACGGGGCAGAGACGAGCATCGGGCGTGGGAACTTATCCTTCACGTCGGTGAACTTAGTGAAAATCGCGCTCTTGAGCGACGATGTGCCGCAGTTTTTTGCCCGTTTGGACGAGGTGATCGCGGTCGTCGTGGAACAACTATTGGCGCGGTATAAGTTTCAATGCGCGAAGCGCGCCGCTAATTTCTCCTTTTTGTATTCGCAAGGTGTGTGGCGTGGTGGGGAAACGCTGGCGCCGGAGGAGACACTAGAAGAGGTGTTGAAGCAAGGGACACTTAGCATGGGCTTTATCGGGTTGGCCGAGGCGCTCGTAGCCCTGACGGGGGAACATCACGGTGAAAGCGAGGCGGCGTGGCAACTCGGGCAACAAATCGTACGGCACATGCGGCAGGCGATGGATGAAGCGACCGCTCGTTATCAGCTGAACTTTACGCTGTTAGCGACGCCAGCGGAAGGGCTGTCGGGGAAGTTTGTCGCGAAAGACAGGGAGGCGTTCGGCGACGTTCCGCGGGTGACGGATCGGAACTATTACACGAACAGCTTTCATATCCCGGTGTATTACCGCGTGAAGGCAATCGACAAGATCGAGCGGGAAGCGCCGTTTCACGCGTTGTGCAATGCCGGGCACATTACGTACATCGAATGTGACGGCAATTTGCGCCACAATACGGCGGCCGTCGACGCACTCGTGCGGGCGATGCACCGCACCGGGATCGGTTACGGTTCGATCAACCACCCGGTTGACCGCTGTAAACAGTGTGGGTATGACGGGACGATCGATAGTGCCTGTCCGGTTTGTCATACGTCTGACGAAGGGCAAATCGAGCGCATTCGCCGCATTACCGGTTACCTCGTCGGCGACCTTACCCGCTGGAACAATGCGAAGCGGAGCGAAGAACGAGAAAGGGTTAAGCATTCGTGA
- the nrdG gene encoding anaerobic ribonucleoside-triphosphate reductase activating protein has protein sequence MRVLDILHDSVVDGTGLRTVVFFAGCPHHCPGCHNPRSWNVAGGRDMTLADVLAELDANRLNDVTFSGGEPFLQAAEVSELAAAVKQRGKNLWVYTGYTLEELLAEGDRARLKLLAQCDVLVDGPFVRAERDLSLPFRGSRNQRILPRQEWCDRLPRPL, from the coding sequence GTGAGAGTACTCGACATTTTACACGACTCGGTCGTTGACGGCACGGGCCTGCGGACAGTCGTCTTTTTCGCTGGCTGTCCGCACCATTGTCCCGGTTGCCACAATCCGCGCAGTTGGAACGTCGCTGGCGGGCGGGACATGACGCTCGCCGACGTGTTAGCGGAACTGGACGCGAACCGCTTGAACGATGTCACCTTTTCCGGAGGGGAGCCATTTTTGCAAGCGGCGGAAGTGAGTGAGTTGGCTGCCGCAGTAAAACAGCGGGGCAAAAATTTGTGGGTTTACACCGGTTATACGTTGGAGGAATTGTTGGCGGAAGGGGATCGGGCGCGGTTAAAGCTGCTGGCGCAGTGCGACGTGCTCGTCGACGGCCCTTTTGTACGCGCGGAACGCGACTTGTCACTCCCGTTCCGCGGCAGTCGCAATCAGCGCATTCTGCCGCGGCAGGAGTGGTGCGACCGCTTGCCGCGGCCGCTGTAA